A DNA window from Ipomoea triloba cultivar NCNSP0323 chromosome 10, ASM357664v1 contains the following coding sequences:
- the LOC116033182 gene encoding uncharacterized protein LOC116033182, whose product MKLDVLVNDLRCNEVFGTVRAIVYTIEFQNRGLPNAYILLFLDSKDKNFAGDDINNIISAEIPNQQTYPKYYNTVCDFMIHGPCGIVRPNSPCMSNGRCSKSFPKKFVDVTSVGEDGYPIYRRRDNGRTITKAGVELDNRYVVQHNRYPLLKYGAHINVEWCNQSQSIKYLFKYVNKGNDRVTTSFYQSATDKQSGTTIDEVKMYYDCRYVSPFEAAWRILGFEIQYRCPPVELLNFHLPNEQSIYFDEDAPIVVIVERHTVKHSMFLTWLEAYKKYLEAKQLTYAEMPTKFFWKQATREFVPRQRGFSISRVFYVPPGSGEMYYLRCLLNVIRVSTCYEDLRTINGVLYDNYRDACYALGLLEDDKEYIDGIVEASQWATAGELRNLFTTLLSSNCLSRSEVVWDKCWTYMSDDILYKQRNILNFQGYP is encoded by the exons ATGAAGTTGGATGTATTGGTTAATGATCTAAGGTGTAATGAAGTATTTGGGACCGTAAGAGCAA TTGTATACACAATTGAATTCCAAAACCGTGGATTGCCTAATGCTTATATTTTGCTCTTTTTGGACTCAAAGGACAAAAATTTCGCCGGCGATGACATAAATAATATCATCTCTGCTGAAATACCAAATCAACAAACATATCCTAAATACTACAATACAGTATGTGACTTTATGATTCATGGACCATGTGGTATCGTGAGACCTAACTCTCCGTGCATGTCTAACGGGCGTTGCTCTAAGAGTTTTCCAAAGAAGTTTGTAGATGTTACATCTGTTGGTGAAGATGGGTATCCGATATATAGGCGTAGAGATAACGGTAGGACAATCACGAAGGCTGGTGTTGAACTTGACAACAGATATGTGGTTCAACACAACCGTTACCCCTTGCTTAAGTACGGTGCTCATATAAATGTTGAGTGGTGTAACCAATCTCAATCTATCAAATATCTATTCAAGTACGTAAACAAAGGCAACGATCGAGTTACAACTTCTTTTTATCAAAGTGCTACAGATAAACAATCTGGGACAACTATTGATGAGGTCAAAATGTATTACGATTGTAGATATGTATCACCTTTCGAAGCTGCTTGGAGGATATTAGGttttgaaatacaatacagATGTCCTCCTGTAGAGCTCTTGAATTTTCATCTACCAAATGAACAAAGCATTTATTTTGATGAGGATGCTCCAATCGTTGTCATTGTAGAACGACATACGGTAAAACATAGCATGTTTCTGACTTGGCTTGAGGCCTATAAAAAATACCTTGAAGCAAAGCAACTAACTTATGCAGAGATGCCAACAAAGTTCTTTTGGAAACAAGCAACAAGGGAATTTGTTCCAAGACAACGAGGATTCTCAATTAGTCGAGTTTTTTATGTTCCTCCTGGAAGTGGTGAGATGTACTATTTGAGATGTCTTTTGAATGTAATCCGAGTGTCTACGTGTTATGAAGACTTAAGAACAATCAATGGGGTGTTGTATGACAATTACCGTGATGCATGTTATGCACTTGGGCTATTGGAAGACGATAAAGAATATATTGATGGAATTGTTGAAGCAAGTCAATGGGCAACTGCAGGAGAGTTAAGAAATTTATTCACAACATTGTTATCCTCAAATTGTTTAAGCCGTTCGGAAGTGGTTTGGGACAAATGTTGGACATATATGTCCGATGATATTCTGTACAAACAACGTAACATATTGAACTTCCAAG GCTATCCTTGA